The following coding sequences lie in one Kribbella sp. NBC_00709 genomic window:
- a CDS encoding TIGR03118 family protein — translation MSLRSKGRPLAAAAAVVSGLALIAPAPASAHQSRHTPLDVQQVNLVSDLPGKAALQDPDLVNAWGLSLGATTPLWVSNAGTSSSTLYSSAPGATTATKVPTVRVTVPLPTGQVNNAGTGFVLSNGTVSGPARFIFATLTGQIAAWGPPVTPAIGAAEIKATTPGAAYTGLAISPTSDRLYAANFAQGRVDVFDSAFQPVKLPWWAFRDFSLPKGYAPFNAQTLNGRIFVTYAKPDPKTGRSQAGRGLGFVDEYTVDGKLVTRVASRGDLNAPWGVAFAPASWGEPTGTLLVGNFGDGRINILQPKSHGRFALTDQVRNTHGRTLVIDGLWALLQGTATTGGTDALWFSAGPKNETHGLLGLLRK, via the coding sequence ATGTCACTTCGCTCGAAAGGCCGTCCCCTCGCTGCGGCGGCCGCAGTCGTCAGCGGCCTCGCACTGATCGCACCGGCACCCGCCAGCGCACACCAGTCCCGGCACACGCCACTCGACGTACAGCAGGTCAATCTGGTGTCGGATCTGCCCGGCAAGGCCGCGCTGCAGGATCCCGATCTGGTGAACGCGTGGGGTCTCTCCCTCGGCGCCACCACACCGCTGTGGGTGTCGAACGCCGGTACGTCGTCGTCCACGCTCTACTCGTCCGCGCCCGGGGCGACCACCGCCACCAAGGTGCCCACGGTCCGGGTGACGGTGCCGTTGCCGACCGGGCAGGTCAACAACGCCGGCACCGGGTTCGTGCTGAGCAACGGGACGGTCAGCGGGCCGGCCCGGTTCATCTTCGCCACCCTGACCGGCCAGATCGCCGCCTGGGGTCCGCCGGTCACCCCGGCGATCGGTGCCGCCGAGATCAAGGCCACCACCCCCGGCGCCGCCTACACCGGGCTGGCGATCTCGCCGACCTCCGACCGGCTGTACGCCGCCAACTTCGCGCAGGGGCGGGTCGACGTGTTCGACAGCGCGTTCCAGCCGGTCAAGCTGCCGTGGTGGGCGTTCCGCGACTTCTCGCTGCCGAAGGGCTACGCACCGTTCAACGCGCAGACCCTGAACGGGCGGATCTTCGTCACCTACGCCAAGCCCGACCCGAAGACCGGGCGCAGCCAGGCCGGGCGTGGGCTCGGCTTCGTCGACGAGTACACGGTCGACGGCAAACTGGTCACCCGGGTCGCCTCCCGCGGCGACCTGAACGCGCCGTGGGGCGTGGCGTTCGCGCCCGCATCCTGGGGTGAGCCCACCGGCACGCTCCTGGTCGGCAACTTCGGCGACGGCCGGATCAACATCCTGCAGCCGAAGTCCCACGGCAGGTTCGCGCTCACCGACCAGGTCCGCAACACTCACGGCCGGACCCTGGTGATCGACGGCCTCTGGGCCCTCCTCCAAGGCACGGCAACCACCGGCGGCACCGACGCGCTGTGGTTCTCCGCCGGCCCGAAGAACGAGACCCACGGTCTGCTCGGCCTACTGCGCAAGTAG
- a CDS encoding class I SAM-dependent methyltransferase: protein MTMHVELEEHYSERYDEASRLGSTVKGRLELARVQDLLNQYLPPPPAAVADIGGGPGVHASWLKHRGYDVELIDPVERHVRQATAAGISAVQGDARRLPWDDEEFDAAFVAGPMYHLREAEERQLALREAMRVTKLGGFVAVVAINRAANLIGSTLANTLIERQAVVTDILRDGYSPRNDRMAHTTYHTVAQLRAELNHAGLRGVTIHGLTGPGGWLTVMIDAHYGDRPLPDSLQEPDPLRTALECARLADRYPEMVQSSSLLFGVGQRVDL from the coding sequence ATGACGATGCACGTGGAGCTCGAGGAGCACTACAGCGAGCGGTACGACGAAGCGAGCCGGCTGGGGTCGACGGTCAAAGGCCGGCTGGAACTGGCTCGGGTACAGGATCTGCTCAACCAGTACCTGCCACCGCCTCCCGCGGCAGTCGCCGACATCGGCGGCGGACCCGGGGTTCATGCGAGCTGGCTGAAACATCGAGGGTACGACGTCGAGCTGATCGACCCGGTCGAGCGGCACGTCCGGCAGGCGACCGCCGCCGGGATCAGCGCCGTACAAGGGGATGCCCGCCGGCTGCCGTGGGACGACGAGGAGTTCGACGCGGCGTTCGTGGCGGGGCCGATGTACCACCTGCGGGAGGCGGAGGAGCGGCAGCTCGCGCTCCGCGAGGCGATGCGGGTGACGAAGCTCGGCGGGTTCGTCGCGGTGGTCGCGATCAACCGGGCGGCCAATCTGATCGGCTCCACCCTGGCCAACACGTTGATCGAACGGCAGGCGGTGGTGACGGACATCCTGCGGGACGGGTACAGCCCGCGGAACGATCGGATGGCGCACACGACGTACCACACCGTCGCGCAGCTGCGGGCGGAGCTCAACCACGCCGGGCTGCGCGGGGTGACCATCCACGGGCTGACCGGTCCGGGCGGCTGGCTGACCGTGATGATCGACGCGCACTACGGGGACCGGCCGCTCCCCGACAGTCTCCAGGAGCCGGATCCGCTGCGTACGGCGCTGGAGTGCGCACGGCTCGCGGATCGGTATCCGGAGATGGTGCAGTCGAGTTCGTTGCTGTTCGGGGTAGGCCAACGAGTAGATCTCTGA
- a CDS encoding cysteine dioxygenase has translation MTAQPIDVPNVPARQASRLVELNDCLSLDNLPGRDLTPDELAELAGGLAAQPHLWEDKVAYSDDERVFASLHRDANVDVWLICWTPVNDTGWHDHDVSSGAVAVARGKLVEHNLAIGVESVETEIEAGDVYGFGPDHIHRVVGLDKGSVTVHAYSPPLWRMGQYSVKDGVLRRVSVSYADELRPLD, from the coding sequence GTGACTGCCCAGCCAATCGACGTACCGAACGTCCCGGCTCGCCAGGCCAGCCGGCTCGTGGAGCTCAACGACTGTCTGTCGCTCGACAACCTTCCAGGACGTGATCTCACCCCTGACGAGCTGGCCGAGCTGGCCGGCGGTCTCGCGGCCCAGCCGCACCTGTGGGAGGACAAGGTCGCGTACAGCGACGACGAGCGGGTCTTCGCGTCGCTGCACCGCGACGCCAACGTCGACGTCTGGCTGATCTGCTGGACCCCGGTCAACGACACCGGCTGGCACGACCACGACGTCTCCTCCGGCGCCGTCGCGGTCGCCCGCGGCAAGCTCGTCGAGCACAACCTGGCGATCGGCGTCGAATCGGTCGAGACCGAGATCGAGGCGGGCGACGTGTACGGCTTCGGCCCGGACCACATCCACCGCGTCGTCGGCCTGGACAAGGGCAGCGTCACCGTCCACGCCTACAGCCCACCCTTGTGGCGCATGGGTCAGTACTCGGTCAAGGACGGCGTACTCCGCCGGGTCTCCGTCTCCTACGCCGACGAACTCCGCCCGCTCGACTGA
- a CDS encoding amidohydrolase family protein, translated as MIDVHQHLWPEAFVDRLRARREPPYLDGWTLHTATEAPYDVDPAAHEIGKRVALEQDAGTTLALVSLSSPLGIEELGDAELLAAWHEGAALFPQPFKAWASIDLLEPDARQLESLLDKGFVGLQLPAHVLGTPTSWEALGELLWTAERLSKPIFVHPGAARSTDAPCWWAPVVDYTTQLQAAWWAWHAFGGRRSYPGLRLCFAAAAGLAPVHHERLAARGGRLGTIDPNLYVDTSSYGPQGIDAVARILGIDQVVHGTDRPYAGTTDLRQGDAATAVIRHDNPHRLLFGAGVPTPERGVQ; from the coding sequence ATGATCGACGTCCACCAGCACCTGTGGCCGGAAGCGTTCGTCGACCGGCTCCGGGCGCGCCGCGAGCCGCCGTACCTCGACGGCTGGACACTCCACACCGCGACCGAGGCGCCGTACGACGTGGATCCCGCGGCGCACGAGATCGGCAAGCGGGTCGCGCTGGAGCAGGACGCCGGCACGACGCTCGCCCTGGTGTCGCTGTCGAGTCCGCTGGGCATCGAGGAACTCGGGGACGCCGAACTGCTCGCCGCCTGGCACGAAGGTGCTGCGCTGTTCCCGCAACCGTTCAAGGCCTGGGCGTCCATCGACCTGCTCGAGCCCGACGCGCGGCAGCTGGAATCCCTGCTGGACAAGGGTTTCGTCGGACTGCAACTGCCCGCCCACGTGCTCGGTACGCCGACCTCCTGGGAAGCACTGGGTGAGTTGCTGTGGACCGCTGAGCGACTGAGCAAGCCGATCTTCGTGCATCCCGGCGCGGCCCGATCGACCGATGCGCCGTGCTGGTGGGCGCCGGTCGTCGACTACACCACTCAGCTACAGGCGGCCTGGTGGGCGTGGCATGCGTTCGGCGGACGGCGCTCGTACCCGGGCCTGCGGTTGTGCTTCGCGGCCGCGGCCGGTCTCGCGCCGGTGCACCACGAGCGGCTGGCCGCGCGCGGCGGGCGGCTCGGCACCATCGACCCCAATCTGTACGTCGACACCTCGAGCTACGGCCCGCAGGGGATCGACGCGGTCGCGCGGATCCTCGGCATCGACCAGGTCGTGCACGGCACCGACCGGCCGTACGCCGGGACCACCGACCTCCGCCAAGGCGATGCCGCGACCGCGGTGATCCGCCACGACAATCCACACCGGCTGCTGTTCGGCGCCGGTGTACCTACTCCTGAGAGGGGAGTGCAGTGA
- a CDS encoding LacI family DNA-binding transcriptional regulator codes for MSGTGRRPTLKDIAAETGLSMAAVSYALRGLHGTPETRQRVQDAADRLGYQADPVARALASGRSGSIGVLCASLEDLWQQRVAAALGRELLAPDRNAWIIDSAGDADRQLELAQHLVDHRADAIVVIPIDPAAKEWAEITKQAPVIAIGDALPGAKAKSEVILDNETGVSTALRRLADAGHRTVAVLSPTRRFEVERPAEEIAQRVAADLGLVIRLLQCPHDLAGATDVARTLLTTAQRPTGILALADSMAFGVYAASRELGLQIPDDLSLLGYDDQPMSQLLTPPLSTFHWPLDELVSHVVSRVTSAVDTNRRVRRTTLTPTLIERGSVAAPPSS; via the coding sequence ATGTCCGGAACCGGTCGGAGGCCAACCCTCAAGGACATCGCCGCCGAGACCGGGCTCTCGATGGCCGCCGTGTCGTACGCTCTGCGCGGTCTGCACGGCACGCCCGAGACCCGGCAGCGGGTCCAGGACGCTGCCGACCGCCTCGGCTACCAGGCCGACCCGGTCGCCCGCGCGCTCGCCTCGGGCCGCAGCGGCTCGATCGGCGTGCTCTGCGCGTCCCTCGAAGACCTCTGGCAGCAACGGGTCGCGGCCGCGCTCGGCCGCGAGCTCCTCGCCCCGGACCGGAATGCCTGGATCATCGACTCCGCCGGTGACGCGGACCGCCAGCTCGAGCTCGCCCAGCACCTGGTCGACCACCGCGCCGACGCGATCGTGGTGATCCCGATCGACCCGGCCGCCAAGGAGTGGGCGGAGATCACCAAGCAGGCTCCGGTGATCGCGATCGGCGACGCCCTGCCCGGCGCGAAGGCGAAGTCCGAGGTGATCCTCGACAACGAGACCGGCGTGAGTACGGCGCTGCGCCGGCTGGCCGACGCGGGCCACCGCACTGTCGCCGTGCTCAGCCCGACCCGCCGCTTCGAGGTGGAGCGCCCGGCCGAGGAGATCGCCCAGCGCGTGGCGGCCGACCTCGGACTCGTGATCCGCCTGCTGCAGTGCCCACACGATCTGGCCGGCGCGACGGACGTCGCCCGGACGCTGCTGACCACCGCCCAACGCCCGACCGGCATCCTCGCGCTCGCCGACTCCATGGCCTTCGGGGTGTACGCGGCGAGCCGCGAGCTCGGTCTGCAGATCCCGGACGACCTGTCCCTGCTCGGATACGACGACCAGCCGATGTCCCAGCTGCTCACGCCGCCGCTGTCGACGTTCCACTGGCCGCTCGACGAGCTGGTCAGCCACGTCGTCTCGCGAGTCACCTCCGCCGTCGACACCAATCGCCGCGTCCGCCGGACCACCCTCACCCCGACCCTGATCGAGCGCGGTTCGGTCGCCGCCCCGCCGTCCAGCTAG
- a CDS encoding SDR family NAD(P)-dependent oxidoreductase produces the protein MSTVVLIGATSGLGRQAAEQLAAGGHRLFLVGRDPDRAAALANRLPDATVIAADVSVRAGIEKVAAEVPGRIDVLMNNAGVMTPRRQVTAEGVELNLAVHHLAPWSAVALLGPLIPPGGRIVNVNSEGHRSPMRGGAVRLDPARLVDGVESFDPFLTYSRSKLANLLFTYELQRRRPEWTVVAVHPGVVRTDLGRQFPRLQVAAISAFAIPARRGAEPVVRLAAGDEPPTGYYDRFTKVRSSEISYDEELARRVWSAAEELRPHDGSSVRIMDNEQ, from the coding sequence GTGAGTACGGTCGTGCTGATTGGTGCGACGTCGGGCCTTGGACGCCAGGCTGCCGAGCAGTTGGCCGCGGGTGGGCATCGGTTGTTCTTGGTGGGAAGGGATCCGGACCGCGCGGCCGCCTTGGCCAACCGGTTGCCTGACGCAACGGTTATTGCGGCGGATGTTTCGGTGCGGGCCGGGATCGAGAAGGTCGCCGCCGAGGTTCCCGGGCGGATCGACGTACTGATGAACAACGCGGGCGTGATGACGCCGAGGCGGCAGGTGACGGCGGAAGGCGTCGAGCTGAATCTCGCCGTACACCATCTGGCGCCGTGGTCCGCGGTCGCGTTGCTAGGCCCACTGATCCCACCCGGCGGGCGGATCGTGAACGTGAACTCCGAGGGCCATCGGTCGCCGATGCGAGGTGGAGCGGTCCGGCTCGATCCGGCGCGGCTGGTGGATGGGGTGGAGTCGTTCGATCCGTTCCTGACCTACAGCCGGAGCAAGCTGGCCAACCTACTGTTCACGTACGAGCTGCAGCGGCGGCGCCCGGAGTGGACTGTCGTCGCCGTACATCCGGGCGTGGTGCGGACCGACCTCGGCCGGCAGTTCCCGCGTTTGCAGGTCGCGGCCATCTCGGCTTTCGCAATACCGGCGCGACGTGGCGCCGAGCCGGTGGTCCGCCTCGCGGCCGGGGACGAGCCGCCAACCGGCTACTACGACCGATTCACCAAGGTCCGCTCATCCGAGATCTCGTACGACGAGGAACTCGCCCGCCGGGTGTGGTCGGCGGCCGAGGAACTGCGGCCACATGATGGTTCGTCTGTCCGGATCATGGACAACGAACAGTAA
- a CDS encoding SDR family NAD(P)-dependent oxidoreductase has translation MTEGRAVLVTGATGGIGTATVRLLESRGFTVYAGARGPAEFEPGVRVLPLDVADPESVAAAAKRVAGEVDGLWAVINNAGVIVQGPLELVPADEWRRQLEVNTLGPASVIREFLPLLRAGGSAGRSAGRIVNVSAATGRVAMPLLGALSASKAGLEALSNALRLELAAWKIPVVVIEPGTTETEIFARAGAAADASLQRADRERVELYQAHLAAYEKAMSRFKPGPVEKVAEVIVRAVEARRPHRRYAVAEARTLGAILPKLPAGLRDRILTTAVGLNGIKP, from the coding sequence ATGACGGAGGGACGTGCGGTTCTCGTCACCGGAGCGACCGGCGGCATCGGTACGGCGACAGTTCGGCTACTGGAGAGCCGGGGCTTCACCGTGTACGCCGGTGCGCGCGGACCGGCTGAATTCGAGCCGGGAGTGCGGGTGCTGCCGCTGGATGTGGCGGATCCGGAGAGCGTCGCCGCGGCGGCGAAGCGGGTCGCCGGCGAGGTGGACGGGCTGTGGGCGGTGATCAACAACGCGGGAGTGATCGTGCAGGGGCCGCTGGAGTTGGTGCCGGCGGACGAGTGGCGACGACAGCTTGAGGTGAACACGCTCGGGCCGGCGTCGGTGATCCGCGAGTTCCTGCCATTGCTGCGTGCGGGCGGGTCTGCGGGGCGCAGCGCTGGGCGGATCGTGAATGTGAGTGCGGCGACCGGGCGGGTCGCGATGCCGTTGCTGGGCGCGCTGTCCGCCAGCAAGGCGGGACTGGAGGCCCTGTCGAACGCGCTGCGGCTGGAGCTGGCTGCGTGGAAGATCCCGGTGGTCGTGATCGAGCCGGGGACGACGGAGACGGAGATCTTCGCTCGGGCCGGTGCGGCCGCGGATGCGTCTCTGCAGCGGGCCGATCGGGAGCGGGTGGAGCTCTACCAGGCGCATCTGGCGGCGTACGAGAAGGCGATGAGCCGCTTCAAGCCGGGGCCGGTGGAGAAGGTTGCCGAGGTCATCGTTCGGGCAGTCGAGGCGCGACGCCCCCACCGCCGGTACGCCGTCGCCGAGGCCCGTACCCTCGGCGCCATCCTGCCGAAACTCCCGGCCGGGCTTCGGGACCGGATCCTCACCACCGCCGTCGGCCTGAACGGAATCAAGCCGTGA
- a CDS encoding PadR family transcriptional regulator, whose protein sequence is MSLRHGLLGLLAEGPASGYDLARRFTEVLGSIWPAQHPKIYAELNKLATEGLVEVESEGPRRRKAYRITDAGVAEVKRWLTEVDVDHTMRLQPLLRSLFFWMMETDELQRHLETEASYYRELADQYRDYAARKDRGEFGYSEQTQSMRVTIEAGIRLYSALADWAEWAQTVPPAKPTKQS, encoded by the coding sequence ATGTCACTGCGGCACGGGCTGCTCGGGCTGCTTGCCGAGGGGCCGGCCAGCGGGTACGACCTGGCCCGGCGGTTCACCGAGGTGCTCGGCTCGATCTGGCCGGCACAGCACCCGAAGATCTACGCCGAGCTGAACAAGCTCGCCACCGAGGGCCTGGTCGAGGTCGAGAGCGAGGGACCGCGGCGGCGGAAGGCGTACCGGATCACCGATGCCGGCGTCGCGGAGGTGAAGCGCTGGCTGACCGAGGTCGATGTCGACCACACCATGCGGCTCCAGCCGCTGCTGCGTTCGCTGTTCTTCTGGATGATGGAGACCGACGAGCTGCAACGCCACCTGGAGACCGAAGCGAGCTACTACCGCGAGCTCGCCGACCAGTACCGCGACTACGCCGCCCGCAAGGACCGCGGCGAGTTCGGCTACAGCGAACAGACCCAGTCGATGCGCGTCACCATCGAGGCCGGCATCCGCCTGTACTCCGCCCTCGCCGACTGGGCCGAATGGGCCCAAACCGTCCCACCCGCCAAACCCACGAAGCAGTCCTGA
- a CDS encoding M36 family metallopeptidase, translated as MTTSRRGRGLLAVSAVSAAAVVLAMTAGGADAAQKTGPEAKKPAQADKQASSKERKGNYDARTPNAKTTYARSAKVQGKETAAAKKFRDSLGTQGVVQVDPNTGTPAQVTKLNGFLTGKSGKKATDVALGYVKAHPEIFKLSAADLGTLKLRKDYVDDLGTHHIFWTQVVDGVEVFGNGLKANVTKNGQLISVMGSPVAGLTTAAQARSAEAAPKVTAAGARSAAIKDVGGTAKSATASSSGVSTKWSNGDTAQQVWFHTADGLQKGWLTYTNSGGENIYSHVVDAQTGATLYRKDLVSEGNGDALVQDYYPGAAKGGTQRVENLIYNKWLPKNAKTLLDGTSVAAFADINDDNQPNAGETVKVPGTATGGQYKLTTFQNASSFCSAAFICTWDPAKPDSWKTNMNQDVTNAFYLASNFHDWLAKPPISFTPAAGSFDAAGGDPVHLNALDGAATAANGGPDANHIDNANMSTPPDGTPPTMQMYLWHFPGTTDAQEGYVPSSGANDASILYHEYTHGLSNRLVVDATGNSTLNSIQAGSMGEAWSDFYAMDYLVSHGLEKDTTAPGEVLEGRYVSHGELFRTQAIDCRVKAVSPNCIQPDGSKGGYTYADFPTIGGTPEVHASGEVWAQTLWDLRERFGRSYAMSIITRAMELSPADPTMLDMRNAIVQADLVASGGKNADTIWTVFANRGMGWYAGVIDGGDSFPAEDFHKPPTGATTTLTGTVKDKDTGAPVAGALVYVGGHSSGYAGDYAGTTDAAGNYAITGVAPGTYPKLVMSAPGYELLVQSATVKPGAKANFTPRRNWAASSGGGTVADFNGPDFSPQCGPGFAIDNAQGTGWGSTTGDDNGTPTNQMIEKHIDIKLPAKVNVSGFNIDPSNTCGDPGSASTGGYRVETSADGTTWAVAASGTFDATNRGKYNLVSPTGNATGIQYVRFVMTSPQVPDFETNCPDGAFGGCQFTDMTELQVFGTK; from the coding sequence GTGACCACATCACGCAGAGGGCGGGGGCTCCTGGCAGTCTCAGCCGTCTCCGCGGCCGCCGTCGTGCTGGCCATGACCGCCGGTGGCGCGGACGCCGCGCAGAAGACCGGCCCTGAGGCCAAGAAGCCGGCGCAGGCCGACAAGCAGGCATCGAGCAAGGAGCGTAAGGGCAACTACGACGCCCGGACGCCGAACGCCAAGACCACCTACGCCCGCTCCGCCAAGGTGCAGGGCAAGGAGACGGCCGCGGCGAAGAAGTTCCGCGACTCGCTCGGCACCCAGGGCGTCGTCCAGGTCGACCCGAACACCGGCACGCCGGCCCAGGTCACCAAGCTGAACGGCTTCCTGACCGGCAAGAGCGGCAAGAAGGCCACCGACGTCGCCCTCGGGTACGTGAAGGCCCACCCGGAGATCTTCAAGCTCTCCGCCGCGGACCTCGGCACGCTGAAGCTGCGCAAGGACTACGTCGACGACCTCGGCACCCACCACATCTTCTGGACCCAGGTGGTCGACGGCGTCGAGGTCTTCGGCAACGGCCTGAAGGCCAACGTCACCAAGAACGGCCAGCTGATCTCCGTGATGGGCTCGCCCGTCGCCGGCCTCACCACGGCCGCGCAGGCGCGGTCCGCCGAGGCCGCGCCGAAGGTCACCGCGGCCGGCGCCCGGAGCGCGGCGATCAAGGACGTCGGCGGTACGGCGAAGTCCGCGACCGCGTCCAGCTCCGGTGTGAGCACCAAGTGGAGCAACGGCGACACCGCCCAGCAGGTGTGGTTCCACACCGCCGACGGGCTGCAGAAGGGTTGGCTGACCTACACCAACTCCGGTGGCGAGAACATCTACAGCCACGTCGTCGACGCCCAGACCGGGGCCACCCTCTACCGCAAGGACCTGGTCAGCGAGGGCAACGGCGACGCGCTGGTGCAGGACTACTACCCGGGTGCCGCCAAGGGCGGAACGCAGCGGGTCGAGAACCTGATCTACAACAAGTGGCTGCCGAAGAACGCGAAGACCCTCCTCGACGGCACGTCGGTCGCGGCCTTCGCGGACATCAACGACGACAACCAGCCGAACGCCGGCGAGACGGTCAAGGTGCCGGGCACCGCGACCGGCGGCCAGTACAAGCTGACCACCTTCCAGAACGCGTCGTCGTTCTGCTCGGCCGCGTTCATCTGCACCTGGGACCCGGCGAAGCCGGACTCCTGGAAGACCAACATGAACCAGGACGTCACCAACGCGTTCTACCTGGCCAGCAACTTCCACGACTGGCTGGCGAAGCCGCCGATCAGCTTCACCCCGGCGGCCGGCTCGTTCGACGCCGCGGGCGGCGACCCGGTGCACCTGAACGCGCTGGACGGCGCGGCCACCGCCGCGAACGGCGGACCGGACGCCAACCACATCGACAACGCGAACATGTCGACCCCGCCGGACGGCACCCCGCCGACCATGCAGATGTACCTGTGGCACTTCCCGGGGACGACCGACGCGCAGGAAGGCTACGTTCCGTCCAGCGGCGCGAACGACGCCAGCATCCTGTACCACGAGTACACCCACGGTCTGTCGAACCGCCTGGTCGTCGACGCCACCGGGAACTCCACGCTGAACAGCATCCAGGCCGGCTCGATGGGCGAGGCCTGGAGCGACTTCTACGCGATGGACTACCTGGTCTCGCACGGCCTGGAGAAGGACACCACCGCTCCGGGTGAGGTCCTCGAGGGCCGGTACGTCTCGCACGGCGAGCTGTTCCGGACCCAGGCGATCGACTGCCGCGTCAAGGCAGTCAGCCCGAACTGCATCCAGCCCGACGGCTCGAAGGGCGGCTACACCTACGCCGACTTCCCGACCATCGGCGGGACGCCCGAGGTGCACGCCTCCGGCGAGGTCTGGGCGCAGACCCTGTGGGACCTGCGCGAGCGCTTCGGCCGTAGCTACGCGATGAGCATCATCACCCGCGCGATGGAGCTGTCGCCGGCCGACCCGACGATGCTCGACATGCGCAACGCGATCGTCCAGGCCGACCTGGTCGCCAGCGGCGGCAAGAACGCCGACACCATCTGGACCGTCTTCGCCAACCGCGGCATGGGCTGGTACGCCGGTGTCATCGACGGCGGCGACTCGTTCCCGGCCGAGGACTTCCACAAGCCGCCGACGGGTGCGACCACGACCCTGACCGGCACGGTGAAGGACAAGGACACCGGTGCTCCGGTGGCCGGCGCACTGGTCTACGTCGGTGGCCACTCGTCCGGCTACGCCGGTGACTACGCCGGTACGACCGATGCAGCAGGCAACTACGCCATCACCGGCGTCGCGCCGGGCACGTACCCGAAGCTCGTGATGTCCGCTCCGGGGTACGAGCTGCTGGTTCAGTCGGCCACGGTCAAGCCGGGCGCCAAGGCGAACTTCACGCCGCGTCGCAACTGGGCCGCCTCCTCCGGCGGTGGCACGGTGGCCGACTTCAACGGTCCGGACTTCAGCCCGCAGTGTGGGCCCGGGTTCGCGATCGACAACGCCCAGGGCACCGGCTGGGGCAGCACGACCGGCGACGACAACGGCACGCCGACCAACCAGATGATCGAGAAGCACATCGACATCAAGCTGCCGGCGAAGGTGAACGTCAGCGGGTTCAACATCGACCCGTCCAACACCTGTGGTGACCCGGGCAGCGCTTCGACCGGTGGCTACCGGGTGGAGACCTCGGCCGACGGCACCACCTGGGCGGTCGCGGCGTCGGGCACCTTCGACGCCACGAACCGGGGCAAGTACAACCTGGTCAGCCCGACCGGCAACGCGACCGGCATCCAGTACGTCCGGTTCGTGATGACGAGCCCGCAGGTTCCGGACTTCGAGACGAACTGCCCCGACGGCGCTTTCGGCGGCTGCCAGTTCACCGACATGACCGAGCTGCAGGTCTTCGGCACCAAGTAA